In the Podarcis muralis chromosome 15, rPodMur119.hap1.1, whole genome shotgun sequence genome, AGTTGCCCTGAGTTCCTGCCTGTGGGCAGGATCTTCTGCTGCACTTATAAATACAAATTAATGGAGGTGAATGCTAAAAATGGCTAATAAGTAGGTTCCTCCCCTGTCGGAGGCGGAAACccttctggataccagttgctagaaactgcaggttggcccctgtgagaacaggaggccggACTGATCCATCCAGATTCTTCTTATGGAGCTCTATTGTGATTGCAGAACCTCCATGTCTAGCAGCAGTCTACCTGTGAATACAGGCACTGGAGAATTGTGCTCAGGACCAGCTTGTGGGCCTCCCATTGGGCAGGGTTGCCGTATTTCTAGAAGTAAATACTCCGGacgcaaaagattttttttcagCAAACGCAAAGTGTCGGAGctttttctgggaaatgaaactCAAAAGTTGTTGGCAATCAACCTCAAAATCCCGGACGTTTTGCCGGTTTTCCAAAATTTCCCCAAGCTGCTCTTTTTGCCATGTGGCAACCCTACGCTTGggcccccttgggcctgatccagcactgaGGTTTCCTAGCTATTGCTCCAGatccacatatttttttttaacttctcagGTGaggagcggggtggggtggaacTTGGCACACTAACCCCACCTTGCCCTCTGCCCCCTTTCTGACCAGGCCTTCGCGTCTTGCTGGTGGACCAGTGGGTCGAGACCGGGGGGACGATGCGGAGCGCCACCCGCCTGGTGGAGGAACAAGGCGGCCTAGTGGCAGGTGGGTCAGTGAGCAGACGGCCGGGCTTGGCCCCCTTGGCATTCCTAGCAGCGATAGAGGTTGGTGGAGCCTCCAGCTGCAGGAGCAGTCTACCCTGGCTCTGACACTGCTGGTGATCGCTGCCTTTCCCCCAACCTTGCCTGCAGGCATCGCCGCCATCTGCGTGGAGGACAGCGAGGGCGGGCTCTGGCTGAAAGACCACTACAAGtgggcgcattgtgtgcccccccAACTGATGCCCCAGTTCAACGCTCACCAGCTGGACTCCTTCCAGGCCTTCAACCCCAACCAAGGACCGCAGTAGGGAGGAAGGTGCACAGGTATATGGCTTCCCGCAGAGGCCCGTGGCGTCCCAATAGTGGCAAACTCTGCCTGCTTCCCGGGCCATTACCCTCTGGGATCTTGCAAGCTCGTAACTCCAGACCAGTTTGGGAATCTTGCCTGTGTGCCTTCCAGCTTATCTGGCACTCCATcagaaaaaatgttccttctccGTGTTCTTCTGCCCCGGTGTAGTTAATAAACCACCCGCTGAATCGGTGAAACTTAGAATCCGAGTtcggagggaccccaagggtcatccatcccaacccactGTAATCGCGGCTAAACTTTGATAGCGTTGATGTACAAAGTGCTCCacgttgcattaaaaaaacacacactgagGTCTTGGGTGGAGGACCTGAGGTGCAGAGAGGAGAGGGGAatgttgtggggagaggagggtgTTATGGAATTGTAGCgcagggacaccaagggtcatctagtccaaccccctgcatggtCCTGGGGCCACACAGAGATGCCAGGAGGGCCACAGTTCCCCCTCCTAGCAGCAAAACATGAAATTAAGTATTGGACAATATGGTGGGGTTGTGCCCAACCAAGTTCTACCCAAAGACACactggacctaagttagtcacacCTGTTCtcgttggaaggttcaggagtgGTTCAGCCCTTTCACACAGCACAgggttagactgtggaactccctgccacaggaggcaggcatggccaccaaactagatggcttcaaaagaagattggacaaattcatggaggaggagagggcttttgATGGCTACCGgaggcagcaattcttctgaaaccaggggaggggagagtgctgctcttGGGTTCGAATCTCGCTTGTTGGTTTCcctttgaggcatctggttggccactgtgggaacaggatgctgggctagatgggcccctggcctgatccagcggactCCGCTGACATCCCTAAGGAACCTCCAGGTTTAGAGGTAGTCTATCTTGATTGGTAGGTTCCTAGGGGGCATTTGGCCGCTGTGAGACTCCATCACATTCCTTGGGGCCCAAACACTCTTTGCCTCAGGGCCTGCCCTTGGCCCCCAGAAAGTCCCCCAGAAGGTAATGTGCCCCCCCAGGCTGAAATGACACCCCGCTGCTGGCCAACCCCATCAACGCACATTCAAGGCAACAGTTACAAAAAGCACAACATTTCAACTTTTATTATGACCAAATGCGTTTCGTACCGGGAGACCAgaggtgcttttttggggggggacaaggggggTCTTTGTGCCCAATGGAATGGGACATGTCCCATGACACCAGAACCAGGGCACTATCTTACATGTCCTGGCACAGGAATTGATGTCACCAACAGGAAACGGTTGTGGCGAAGGAACCCATGGAATGTAGAAATGAATGTAGAAACGTCTGATTATTCTATTCCGGGGCTGCCCCACAAGAAGCCAAGAGGGCagaaatatttgggggtgggagagcTCTGGGGGCAGAAAAACAGACCAGCTTCACCCAGGGAAGAGgatcaattgtagagttggaagggagctccaagagtcatctagtctaacccattccaatgcaggaatgacatactgctcagtggttagagcacctgctttctgCATGGAAAACGATCCCAGGCTCAGTCCGCGGCAGCAAGCCCAGGTGGGGCCGGGGAGGTCTTCTGCTTCAAATcccggagagccactgctgccggccagtgcagacaatactgagctagatggagcgaTGGCTCGACTTAGTACAAAGCAGCTTGCGATGGTCCTATATATGAGGCaatctgttcttttcttttaaaaaaaaaatcattaaaaaacagcaacacttttCTTTGGTATAGAAATAAGTTCAGTGCAAATGTTCAGGCTGGTGAAATTCCTTCCCCCAACTTGTGTCACTGGCAACATTTCGCTCTCCGACGCTTCTCGGTCAGGTAAAGGTCCCGCTCGTCGCTGTGGATCCCTGAAAGAGGCAGAGCGAAAAATCCTGGAAAACCTTAGCCTCTACGAGCaaaacaagtttctagtccctgtGAAGGTACAGGCAAAATGTgcaggataaaaacaaaacaaatgcacaaGCTCTAAGCTTTGCAACAAACCCTGAAAACTAACCCATCTTTAccaattatttaataaaaaataaataaatacctgccGATGTGCGGTGCAAATAAACTTTGTGGCAAATCACGCAAATTTGCTTGGCTTGCAGAACTGTGGATCGCGGGGAAGAGGCAGCCGTAAGCTTGGCGACACGGAGCCCACCCCCCATCCCATTCTCATTGGCTAAACTCTGCCTGTCACCATCCATCAGCAGAGCTGTGTGTTTATTGAGATACCACAAAACAGGGAAGCTTCCCAAGAATCCTCAGTCTCTATGAagcaagcaagtttctagtccttatgaagATGCAGGGAGAAACATGGTGGGCCGTGCCAGAGAGGGGACTTGAGAGGTATTGCTATTGTTATCTTAATGATTAGCTTATAGATCTTTTCAGTTTTTTATATCCTGTCTGCGTAGTTTTGctttctgtaagctgccttgggaaaaagcaggatataaagaaATACTCTAAAAATTAAAACATGATTATTTAACAAGCTTAGAAACTGCTTTATAGCACGGAGCCCTCAAAgattaaaaaacagcagcagcagcacagcacagcagctCTAAAAAGAGAATAACTTCAGTGAACCAAAAAAAGCACAGCAGAAGACCTCTACAAATCATATTTCAGCACAGTAAATTTTtgcaataataaattatcattagaTTTATTTGTATCCTATCTTTTCCCCTGGACTGCGGCTTAAGGCAGCTCAGACAAATTAAAGCAAGGCAGACAAAATGCAAAAAGAGAACGAACCAATCTATTAAAACGCAGGGAACGAAAACAAGACGGGCAGTGCAAGGCTTTTGCAACAGTTGGTCGAGATCTGCTCTGCTTGCAGAACTTTTGCTGGTTCTGGGGCAGAAGTGGGGCTGCCTCTGTGGAAACTGGGGGCTGTTTGAAGTTCCCGCCCGCTATGGGGCCAGCTGGACACATGTGGCGAGGGGCACACTTACGCACGACGTCGCCAATCCTTCTTGCGCTGCTCCTCTCCAGCTCCGCCATCACGCTGCCCTCGAAGGTCAGCGCTGCAACCCGGAAAAAGAATTCCCGCACATTCTCACCTGTGGGAAGGAGGGGTGCGGGGGGTGATACCGTTTCCTTAAATACCATAGaccgccctctcctcctccataaatttgcctaatcctcttttaaagcccgttaagttagtggccatcgttgtctcctgtggaagtgagttccgcaGGTTAACCAGACACTGCATTCAGAAATATACTCTTTTAGCTGTCCCGAATTTGCCAGTAGGAAGACcctcctgatggatcaggcctgtggcccatctagtccagcctcctgttctcacatggGCCAgccaggtgttttgtttttaattattattattattatttattgaatttatataccaccctaaacctggaggtctcaggcggttcacagaaaaaaatcacaatatataaaatccaaacaaaaACACCGCCctgcaaaagagccacattttaaaagggtataggatgtcaatcagatcaacgaaaggcctggttaaaaaggaacttttttCCTGGCAACTAAAggtgtacagtggatgctcgggtcgtgaacgtgatccgtgtgggatgcatgttcgcaacccgcagcggtgcatctgtgcatgcgccgGTTGCAaattggcgcttctgtgcatgcacaaagcatggtttagcacttctgtgcatgcgcgaccgccgaaacctggaagtaacccattctggtactttcgggtttcagcggtccacaccccaaaaaattggaacctgaagcgtctgtaatctgaggtatgactatataatgaaggtgccaggcgaacttccctggggagagcattccacagtcggGGAGCCAGTGcaaagaaggccccgttcttgtgttgccaccctccgaaccgcttgaggaggaggcacacgaaggaggaggtttattatgttttattatgttttattcgAGCACAagggcaactctcccctcctgcagcctcCAGCCACAGGTACTCGGAAGCATTTCATCTGAGAACAGAGTAGCTGTGCAAAAGAGAAACTTACCTGTGAGCGAGGAGACAGCCCAATATTCAGCCTCCATTTCCTTGGCCACCTTGAGAGCTTCCCTCTCGATGAGGCTGTACTGCGCCGGAGACtgtgagagggaagggaagggctcaggaggaaggaaggacagcGGCAGGAGCTCCAGGAACCCAGCTAGAAGCACTTCTTCCCTGCCTCCGCTTCCCTCCAGGGTGAGTTTCAGATTGGAAGCTGCTTGGGGCAGAGAGCTACCCCCTTGCGAAGCACCAATCACAAAGACGGCGCTGTGGCTGAGAGAGTATAAGGTTTGTGGAAGTGTCCTCTTTCCTTGCCCCCTTAATGATAAATAACCGGGCTGGATTTGGCTGGATCCTGAACTGGGCTGATCCAACGGGATCCAGGTTTCGATCAAGTTGCCAGGATCACCCTGGAAGCAAAGCGGGGGAGTGGCAAGTCGGGGGGCAGGTAGAAGGAGTTTTGGCTCTGCCTGTTCCCTGTAAGCCCTCATGAAGAACCTCCATGAATCAGTAGCCTCATCCCCCAGGGCATTGTGGAATTGTGGAAGGGGcctccaggggtcatccagcccaaccccgtgCCATGCAAACGATCCTGGTTGGAGGAGGGAGGGCTTTGCTTCAATGAATGAGCCCTGAACAGAGTTCGCAGGAGATGCCTTCTGAACAAGGCAGAAGGTCCTGCAGGGAGGTGGGGCAGGCAGGATACAGCCCAccctctgtctccctctctctttttctccccaacTTACGCTGAGATCCTTCTTGGTGCCGACGAGGAAGAGAATGGCGCTAGAAGGGTCATTCTCCTTCAGGGCATCAGCCAGCCACTGCCTGGAACAGATTgggcagagagagaaatccaGGAGTGGAATTTATCACTGctactattatttatttccttatctatctatctatctatctatcatcatcatcatcaaaccttttattggcatcacatacaacatccaaaacaaatcaatacagaattaccacttccccagtggcacaaaacatttgctaaaagaaaggaggcagagcagtctatcgtcacatctcttggtctccagggagatcagacgtctgcagtgtattttgacaacaaaaaaccaaatagagatatttagccactaacttggtgagctcctgatcattccccagtaaaaGAAAATCTACGAGCTCTCACTctcgcttctcggccttttgcCTAAGATCAGGTGTAGTATCTTTCTATCACGTTGAtatccaaggagctccagggggCGTGCAGAGTTCTGCtcctccctgttttatcctcacagcaaccttgcGAGGGAGGACAGAGGCCGAGAGGGGCCCTGGCCTCCCCACAAAGCGTCAAAGGTACCAAAATGAAGGGGGTTGTTTTAATCTCTTGACGTTGCACACAGAGGTGTGAGGgagccccccgcaatgcaggaatcgcagtaGGGTCACACGGGTGCAATTTGGTTCTGGAATCAATGTTGAGTCAGGGGCTCGATCCAGCACAACTCAcagccatacacacacaccctgttgaCAGCACAGCTTTGACGCCAGCTGGGGACGGCGAACTCGACAGGTAACTCACCTGGTGTGGCCCAGGGATGCCACGTCGTTCAGGTCAAAGACTATGATGATGGCTGCGGAGAGGTGGAGAGAGTTGCAGAGTTGAGGTCACGGAGGAGAAAAGGGGACCGCTTTCtaagtcccctcccccccccccagaaaattaGACAGTTGAACGTCTGGAGGAAAGGGAGGGCTTAGATGTTCTTGAGATGGTAAATTCTGGGAAATGCTGGATGGGGGACTTTCAGCCACATGCCCCAAAGGTAAGCCCCCAAGCATAGTGGCGTCACAATGGGGGGGCGGTGCGCCCCACATgccatgttgggggggggtgataaGAAGGCACTCCGTGGGGGCTCGCGGCGGCGTGAGCAGCCATCGCTCTGccacagccgcatgtggaggatacaatacgataatctacgatacgataatctttattgtcattgtcccatacggaACAACGAAAtcgaaaaaatctacatcagacattcaaaaaccaacaagcctgctatcccagctatcccagcctggttagcccccttaAAACTCTgacaccccataattaaatacaatatacttccATAGAGattaccttacactgcatttaaaaccaaaatcgcatttggatagaaactgtttctttgcagccgcgagcagaggatcctgctgccgccaccaagccactatgtacagcgcatgtgcgacGTCGAATACATGCGCTGTAGATAATGACGCTGCACATGCACTGCACATAGCGGTTTTCCACTGGCGCCACTTGAGCAGAAGATCCCAGCACCATCTGTACAGCGCTGGAGCAGCGCcgccggcaaaccgctatgtacagcacataTGCGGCATCGCTATGTACGGTGCATGCGTCGTACGTAGCAACACCGCACGTGCGCCCTACATAGCGATgccctgccccgggtgtcacaacGTATTCGTTTCGTTCGCCCCTGCCCAAGCACAACCAAGTAACAAGAAATATTCATTGGCACACACCGACTTCCCACATGGGTGGGACCCCAGAGGTCACAAAAGAGGGTTCCTTTCTGCAGTTTTTCACCACCCACGCAGAACGCCAAGAGGAACCCAGTTTTTCCCTTTCAAATCCTCATAACGGAAGTGGCAGACAGAGACgtgtgtaagcattatttacaggtgtttattcagcatagttcaggaacaaaggaaaaacatgtctgcttcccttcgtgtccaacaAAACAGtaatagcaaaagcaatatacaaacgaAGTTCCCTGCAGtctgtgctggaaatgtaaacaggcatgtgacacacaacagtcatagaccttttaaggtggaacagaactatatcctaacagccCCCATAAGGAGCTAGTCCTCAAGGTTGCTTGCCCACCTGCTAGCTGTGTTCCAGGGAGCTATCTGCTGCAAagagagacacagacagacagacagacagacagaccctCCAACCCCTGATAATCGCATTGTCTCACCTTGAGCTCCACGGTAGTAGGTGGAGGCAATGCATTTGAAGCGTTCCTGGCCAGCCGTGTCCCACCTGGCAGGGAGGCAAGGAAGGCATTAGGCTGCAGGTGCCGCAGAGCTCCAGAGCAGCGCTTATCTGCCTAGCGGGGATGACTGAGGAAAGGGGCCAAGGGAGGGGTCCCCCCGAAGGACGGACAGGTTGGGTGGATGGGCTGCAGGTACTCACAGCTGCAGGCTGAAGGGCACTCCCAGCACCTCAAACCGCTCCATCTCAAAGTCCACCCCAATGGTGGCTTTGTAGTTCTTGTCGAAAGTGTCTTTGCAAAAGCTGAGgataaggaaagagagagagagagagagaggtgtcagggaggagagggttggCTTCTGcatcagcctcttcctgctcaagattaataataataataattttttatttataccccgcccttcccggttcaaaaaccgggttcagggcagctaacaacaaatttaaaacaattataaaagcagcataaaatacagtataaaaacatgaataacaataaaattcaaaaatcaatttaggggaaataagccttagataatccccagggctagctggctgaattggtcctacttgggccagtgaggaggccaggggagaattagctgtggggtctcagagcgggtgatcttcataaaaggggagggggagggaagagaagggaaataaaagatcaggctgaattcaaattaaaggccaggcagaatagctctgtcttacaggccctgcagaaggaggttaaatcctgcaggtccctggtctcatgggacagagcattccaccaggtcagagccatcactgagaaggccctggccctggtggaggatagtctgggacctctaaactatggttattcatggaccttaaggtcctctgtgggcagaccaggagaggcggtcctgtagatacaagggccctaagccacaaagggctttaaaggtccattGGCAAATTGAGGGGGTGatcctctgtcccccccccccatgaaaaacAGCAACCCTCTAGCAGGCATCCCTTTGCACAGTTCAGAGAGACatttgcagccaggcaaaaacacccaaggacAGTTGGCGTGTGGGGAGTACCGACAGCCAAAAGTCACAGGTTCGTCATCCTGCCATAAAAGGACTTGGGGGTCAAATCcacactttacatttaaagcactctaaaCAGCCGTGGGGCCCCCTGGGGATTGCCGTTCATTCAGGGTGCTGAACTccatgagctacagttccctgcaCCCTgagcaattcccaggattctccaagACCTGGGCCCCGATCCGCCCGGGTATTCCCCCATAGTTACCGGTTGATCAAGCAGGTCTTCCCCACAGAGAGGTCACCGACTACGATGATCTTGGAAATTTTAAACCTGTTGAGAAGGGGGAAAGGCTGAGTTAATGTCTAGGGAAAAGGTAGCTGGAATTATTGGGGGCCTGGAGAGACTCCCCTAATAGGAACTGTTCATAATGCCAGGGGGCTTTTATCTAAGCTAAGATAAAGGGTGACTGATGGGAGATAAAAGGGGTGGAGTATGATAGAGATGGGTAAAATTACCCCTGGGGTGGCAAAAATCGGATAGAGaagtctttctccttctctcgtCATGCTATAGCGAAAGAGACTtgcacatttaaagacaaactgacttgcagtttctgaaacaatacgtgaagcaaaacacagctgtcaggggttcaggagcagaggcaagggcaagggaggaaacagagagcgaaggggaggaggcagaagaaaagatgagcgatgacgacgacccgagatctccgagcctttccagtgaatcggaggattcacagaaaggagcaccagtggccagggcaaggggggagtttaggggggcaccccaggaagatagagccagaggggactcagaggagagcagttggagatcgggaccagcgtcaccgccagagaacagagaagaggaagggagccagggggcaagcgctggcagctcacaacaggagggagggcacgagtcaggagtggccacacctccatctgggagcgaagagacggttagacggaaggtggaaggttgggcgcgcgcgccaagttcaaatgcacaggaaggcgacgcagtaggcagcccggaaagggagccgggtcctaaagcccggcgcaaggagacaggagggtccggggggtcagcgtcagaagaatcccggaaggaagagacccaggggggcagagggacccagagaagaacagtcaggcggaaaaggtggagcagggctaggatattaagttggtgtacgaggggcggagattcagacggagcttcgccggtctagctactagacgtagagttgcacgcagcagcttgagaatggaaactgtaactcaat is a window encoding:
- the RAB34 gene encoding ras-related protein Rab-34 isoform X3, which codes for MNILAPVRRDRVIAELPPCFTKGAALHSRSAFHPKVVGMCQSQRTGTVGFKISKIIVVGDLSVGKTCLINRFCKDTFDKNYKATIGVDFEMERFEVLGVPFSLQLWDTAGQERFKCIASTYYRGAQAIIIVFDLNDVASLGHTRQWLADALKENDPSSAILFLVGTKKDLSSPAQYSLIEREALKVAKEMEAEYWAVSSLTGENVREFFFRVAALTFEGSVMAELERSSARRIGDVVRIHSDERDLYLTEKRRRAKCCQ